From the genome of Silurus meridionalis isolate SWU-2019-XX chromosome 12, ASM1480568v1, whole genome shotgun sequence, one region includes:
- the LOC124394818 gene encoding telomerase protein component 1-like gives MKDVTPLQSDSDPDMEALPFSPSTGQSLENRILTQASSSLLQPPSWANLTSSCPALCPSSLSSTASSSPLLSISSSLLSSSLLRTENPHLKYDPPTISSLCSSQPLSYLLQSTAPSSGAEAHKCLNEKLEHGGIKVEDDDSCSTEDLPSSIEELNESSDHEEQMQIDGELPAEIPVLDLRLSEGDEKQMLEVDEGFGEFDSTLDRDAELLVEKKYRLLKFVCSSMLEKTYLPGQTGWDTCAPVWSCIQEVGTEITLSDPEFLLKVAVYTRQELNIRITANFLLALTAHLPNSKPHLRRYFCSAVQLPSDWLEVTRIYSQCFSTSLPSCLKKALADKFKQFSEYQLAKYNTRKHRCKHSKKKRKEVSPKKWLEWAKIVSVDQQDLKKHVQSAQRVAADKKVNEFNMKKLIKRLHIKEPAELVMSILGKRYPTDVRAFWRSGLSGVWQSERANQRMRLKQPETWETRLSQEGNKAETWEKLIDNNSLPFMAMLRNLRNMITQGISNKHHDKILKRLNSKSAVIQSRQFPFRFLSAYKVVLSLSSSVGGGVNVKTSKKETLRKIVRKIPRSSNFRHIDWLTMSRQRLRTALSIPFIRGVYNSNIRTQQKNRLKILSLELLQRYGEALDKAVQISCKHNIPPLSGHTLIFFMSFTSTTGVKGADFCLPPETLNENMENTNLSPTMMEVSLLLAMMIRYCSEHTQFVLADNEGLQEIQVESGGLLENVRRVVKLIEEFKNLPQKMLHDHFFSKLLEEKTKVDNIIFMADYMSDYVLAMMSVERFQKACIRKPLLVNILLNQRIANIDSSDDPKTLHLDGFSEQILRFISEFGSSRLLDHVEQMDKLHKIPPPTGSTAKQERAADIMPLPAVPKLRYLHNQHY, from the exons ATGAAGGACGTCACGCCGCTTCAGTCCGATTCGGACCCCGATATGGAGGCTCTGCCTTTCTCACCCAGCACTGGTCAGAGTCTGGAGAACCGGATCCTGACGCAGGCCTCTTCATCTCTTCTACAACCTCCTTCATGGGCGAACCTGACCTCGTCATGTCCGGCTCTCTGTCCTTCCAGCCTGTCCTCCACCGCCTCATCCTCTCCTCTCCTGTCCATCTCATCCAGCCTGCTGTCCTCTTCTCTGCTCAGGACTGAAAACCCTCATCTAAAGTATGACCCTCCTACTATCTCCTCTCTCTGCTCGTCTCAACCCCTGAGCTACTTGCTCCAAAGCACAGCGCCATCTTCTGGTGCTGAAGCTCATAAATGTCTGAACGAGAAATTGGAACATGGAGGTATTAAAGTAGAGGATGATGACTCGTGCTCCACCGAGGATCTTCCATCATCCATCGAGGAGCTAAATGAG tcCTCGGATCACGAGGAACAGATGCAGATTGACGGTGAGCTCCCAGCTGAGATTCCTGTACTGGATCTGAGGCTGTCTGAGGGAGATGAGAAGCAGATGCTCGAAGTGGATGAAGGGTTTGGAGAGTTCGACTCAACCTTGGACAGAGACGCAGAATTACTGGTggaaaaaaag tatAGGCTGCTGAAGTTCGTCTGCTCCTCCATGCTAGAAAAAACATATCTTCCTGGCCAAACAGGCTGGGATACATGTGCTCCTGTGTGGAGCTGTATACAAGAGGTGGGCACTGAAATCACCCTTAGTGATCCAGAGTTCCTGCTCAAG GTGGCTGTTTATACCAGACAGGAATTGAACATCCGCATCACAGCAAACTTCCTGCTGGCCCTCACCGCTCACCTTCCAAACTCCAAACCGCACCTGAGGAGGTATTTCTGCTCGGCCGTGCAGCTGCCATCCGATTGGCTGGAGGTGACGAGGATATACAGCCAG TGTTTTAGCACTTCTCTGCCCTCGTGCCTGAAAAAAGCTCTGGCTGACAAATTCAAGCAGTTCAGTGAGTATCAGCTGGCCAAGTACAACACTCGCAAACACCGCTGTAAACACAGCAAGAAAAAACGCAag gAGGTGTCTCCCAAGAAATGGCTTGAATGGGCAAAGATTGTCTCAGTAGACCAACAGGATCTCAAGAAACAT GTGCAGTCAGCTCAGCGGGTTGCAGCAGATAAAAAAGTAAACGAGTTCAACATGAAGAAACTGATTAAACGCCTCCACATTAAAGAACCGGCCGAGCTCGTCATGAGCATCCTCGGGAAACG gtacCCGACGGATGTGAGGGCGTTTTGGCGCAGTGGGCTCAGTGGGGTGTGGCAGAGTGAAAGAGCCAATCAGAGGATGAGACTGAAGCAGCCGGAGACGTGGGAGACGCGACTGAGTCAGGAAGGAAACAAAGCAGAGACCTGGGAGAAGCTCATAG ataATAATTCTCTGCCCTTCATGGCCATGCTGAGGAACCTGAGGAACATGATCACACAGGGCATCAGCAACAAACACCATGACAAGATCCTCAAACGACTTAACTCAAag tCCGCTGTGATCCAGAGCCGTCAGTTCCCCTTCCGCTTCCTGTCAGCGTATAAAGTCGTCCTGAGTCTGAGCTCATCAG TCGGTGGTGGTGTGAACGTGAAGACCAGCAAAAAGGAAACCTTGCGTAAGATTGTGAGAAAGATCCCGAGGAGCAGTAACTTCAGACACATTGACTGGTTGACGATGAGTCGTCAGAGGCTACGTACTGCACTCTCTATTCCGTTCATACGTGGGGTCTACAACTCAAATATCAGAACGCAACAGAAAAACAG ACTAAAAATTCTCAGTCTGGAGCTGCTGCAGCGTTACGGTGAGGCCTTGGACAAAGCCGTACAGATCTCCTGCAAGCACAACATCCCTCCTTTGTCAggacacacactcatcttcttCATGTCCTTTACTTCGACTACTGGAGTGAAAGGAGCTGATTTCTGCCTCCCGCCCGAGACTTTAAACGAAAACATGGAGAACACAAACCTATCGCCAACG atgatgGAGGTGTCATTGCTCCTGGCTATGATGATCCGCTACTGCAGCGAGCACACACAGTTCGTCCTGGCAGACAATGAAGGTTTGCAGGAAATCCAGGTTGAGTCAGGTGGGCTTTTGGAGAACGTGAGGAGAGTGGTCAAGCTGATTGAG GAATTTAAAAATTTGCCTCAGAAGATGCTTCATGACCACTTCTTCTCCAAGCTTCTTGAGGAGAAAACAAAG GTGGATAACATTATCTTTATGGCAGATTACATGTCTGATTATGTACTGGCCATGATGTCGGTTGAAAGATTTCAGAAGGCCTGCATCCGTAAACCGTTATTGGTGAACATTTTGCTCAATCAAAG GATTGCTAACATCGATTCCTCAGATGATCCTAAAACACTGCACCTGGACGGCTTCAGTGAGCAAATCCTCAG GTTTATTTCCGAGTTTGGTTCCTCAAGACTTTTGGATCACGTGGAGCAAATGGACAAACTGCACAAGATTCCTCCTCCAACAGGATCTACTGCAAAACAGGAAAGAGCCGCTGACATCATGCCCCTGCCTGCAGTTCCTAAACTCAGGTACCTTCACAATCAACATTattaa